One Fontisphaera persica DNA window includes the following coding sequences:
- a CDS encoding non-reducing end alpha-L-arabinofuranosidase family hydrolase, whose translation MNHGTRTRPALGVALAAACLMLAGVVGVTGATEPWQNGQFQWQASAPWLDVAAYAHAPNPQVAVKDPSVVRHNGRWHVFATLRHATGKVDMVYLNFGDWAEANRAPRHILNLHDQYHCAPQVFYFTPHQRWYLIAQMADRSGKPAFGPCFSTNERVDQPAGWSRPRMMVTNSPPNPRWLDFWVIGDGTHMHLFYTTLDGRMWRRQARREDFPYGWGEEQLALQADIFEASHTYKLKGRQEYLTIVEAQGGGGRYYKAYLARSLAGPWEPLAATWEKPFASRLNVRQNPVWTASISHGELIRAGVDEGMEVEPERLQMVFQGASDEEYRGRPYGQIPWRLGLLTLAP comes from the coding sequence ATGAACCACGGCACGAGAACGCGCCCGGCTCTGGGCGTTGCGCTGGCTGCCGCCTGCCTGATGCTGGCGGGGGTGGTGGGGGTGACCGGGGCCACGGAGCCCTGGCAGAATGGCCAGTTTCAATGGCAGGCGTCTGCGCCGTGGCTGGATGTCGCGGCGTACGCCCATGCGCCAAATCCGCAGGTGGCGGTGAAGGACCCGTCGGTGGTGCGGCACAACGGCCGGTGGCACGTATTCGCCACCCTGCGGCACGCCACGGGCAAGGTGGACATGGTGTATCTCAATTTTGGCGATTGGGCTGAGGCCAATCGCGCGCCGCGGCACATTCTCAATCTCCATGACCAATACCATTGCGCGCCGCAGGTGTTTTATTTCACGCCGCACCAGCGATGGTATCTCATCGCGCAAATGGCCGACCGCTCCGGGAAACCAGCTTTTGGCCCGTGTTTTTCGACCAATGAGCGCGTGGACCAGCCGGCGGGGTGGAGCCGCCCGCGGATGATGGTGACCAACAGCCCGCCCAATCCGCGCTGGCTGGATTTTTGGGTGATTGGCGACGGCACGCACATGCACTTGTTTTACACGACTTTGGACGGGCGCATGTGGCGGCGGCAGGCGCGGCGGGAGGATTTTCCTTATGGCTGGGGCGAGGAGCAACTGGCGCTGCAGGCGGATATTTTTGAAGCGTCGCACACTTACAAACTCAAAGGGCGCCAAGAATACCTGACCATCGTGGAGGCGCAGGGCGGCGGCGGGCGCTATTACAAGGCGTATCTGGCGCGCTCGCTGGCCGGGCCATGGGAGCCGCTGGCGGCCACGTGGGAGAAGCCTTTTGCCAGCCGGTTGAATGTGCGGCAAAACCCGGTGTGGACGGCCAGCATCAGCCATGGCGAGCTAATCCGTGCGGGGGTGGACGAAGGAATGGAAGTGGAGCCGGAGCGGTTGCAAATGGTATTTCAGGGCGCCAGTGACGAGGAATACCGCGGGCGTCCTTACGGCCAGATACCGTGGCGCCTCGGATTGCTGACTTTGGCGCCCTGA
- a CDS encoding Gfo/Idh/MocA family protein: MKTQSNSASSAMPRRRFLASTTAAAVGGAMTLLKPATVFGAEANSRVEVGLIGCGGRGAWIADLFAADGHYQWVACADYFGDRVEAVGNKHQIQAARRYTGLSGYRRLLEGKLDAVVIETPPYFHPEQAAAAVEAGKHVFIAKPIAVDAPGCLSIGESGRRATAKKLVFLVDFQIRANEHFREAVRRVHEGQIGQLIMGDAHYPWRGGGRGTPPDTAEGRLRQWYYVLELSGDFIVEQSIHSLDFATWVINADPVRAVGGGGRKVRPPNSIYDHFALTYWFPNQVPLAFTCIQSIPEVKDEITARWFGSEGVIWGDYFSEVYVRGKDFMRARVDNLYTTGAQVNIREFWEAITQGRYDNPTVAPSVRSNLTAVLGREAAYRQTELTLAALIKEGKKLEPDLRGVKG; the protein is encoded by the coding sequence ATGAAGACTCAATCCAACTCCGCATCCTCCGCCATGCCGCGCCGGCGGTTTCTGGCTTCCACCACAGCCGCCGCCGTGGGCGGCGCGATGACGTTGCTTAAGCCTGCCACCGTGTTTGGTGCCGAAGCCAATTCGCGGGTGGAGGTTGGCCTGATTGGCTGTGGCGGGCGGGGGGCGTGGATTGCCGACTTGTTTGCGGCGGACGGGCATTATCAATGGGTGGCGTGCGCGGATTATTTCGGGGACCGGGTGGAGGCGGTGGGCAACAAGCATCAAATCCAGGCCGCCCGCCGCTACACCGGCCTGAGCGGTTATCGCCGTTTGCTGGAAGGCAAACTGGACGCGGTGGTCATCGAGACGCCGCCTTATTTTCATCCGGAGCAGGCCGCCGCAGCGGTGGAGGCGGGCAAGCATGTATTCATCGCCAAACCGATTGCGGTGGACGCGCCGGGCTGCCTGTCCATCGGGGAATCCGGACGCCGTGCCACCGCCAAAAAACTGGTGTTTCTGGTGGATTTTCAGATTCGGGCCAATGAGCATTTTCGGGAGGCGGTGCGGCGGGTGCACGAGGGGCAGATTGGCCAGCTCATCATGGGCGATGCCCATTATCCCTGGCGGGGCGGGGGCCGCGGGACGCCGCCCGATACCGCCGAAGGCCGGCTGCGGCAGTGGTATTATGTGCTGGAGCTGAGCGGGGATTTTATCGTGGAGCAAAGCATCCATTCGCTGGACTTTGCCACATGGGTCATCAACGCCGACCCGGTCCGGGCCGTGGGGGGCGGGGGGCGCAAGGTGCGTCCGCCCAACAGCATCTATGACCATTTTGCGCTGACCTACTGGTTTCCCAATCAGGTGCCGCTGGCCTTTACCTGCATCCAGTCCATTCCCGAGGTGAAGGATGAAATCACCGCCCGCTGGTTTGGCTCGGAGGGGGTGATTTGGGGCGATTATTTTTCGGAGGTGTACGTGCGGGGCAAGGATTTCATGCGGGCGCGGGTGGACAACCTCTACACCACCGGGGCGCAGGTCAACATCCGGGAGTTTTGGGAGGCCATTACGCAGGGGCGTTATGACAATCCCACGGTGGCGCCCTCGGTGCGCTCCAATTTGACGGCGGTGCTGGGGCGGGAGGCGGCGTACCGGCAAACCGAGCTGACGCTGGCGGCGCTGATTAAAGAGGGGAAAA